One window of the Bombyx mori chromosome 20, ASM3026992v2 genome contains the following:
- the LOC101738575 gene encoding monoacylglycerol/Diacylglycerol O-acyltransferase isoform X1: MVETQCAARPVKAYIMSDLLKKFDYETTNDFVQVAISVAGIYMTFYLMEYVDTEYSLWLTWFLTPVIVTFLLPAVIIILIYISSIIFHLYRLYRLRVVAGVQSDWRHAARLAVCALWDAHGWLWHGYEIRGLENIPDGPFLVIYYHGALPIDMYYFIARMLLFKRRHIHTVADRILFKIPGWKALLEGLCVIPGTVQTCASVLKAGNPLAISPGGVYEAQFGDHHYRLNWKSRVGFAKVALEAKVPIVPMFTQNVREAFRTVGWLRNVWLRVYAAIRVPLAPVYGGFPVKLVTHLGPAIPYDPEATPDQLQKKVAQAIEDLIEEHQRIPGSIFLALAERIQERPKQKKSSNTKQLSNGKCQNGDVRTKQNGVTDSSQSDKAKVS, from the exons ATGGTTGAGACACAGTGCGCCGCTCGTCCGGTGAAAGCCTACATCATGAGTGATCTGCTGAAGAAATTCGATTATGAAACTACTAATGATTTCGTTCAGGTGGCCATCTCGGTTGCCGGGATTTACATGACTTTTTATCTga TGGAATACGTTGACACAGAATACAGCCTATGGTTGACTTGGTTCCTGACTCCTGTTATAGTGACCTTCCTCCTGCCGGCCGTCATCATAATCCTCATATACATCAGCAGTATTATATTTCACCTGTACAGATTATATAG ATTAAGGGTCGTTGCCGGAGTTCAAAGCGATTGGCGTCACGCAGCGAGACTGGCTGTCTGTGCGTTGTGGGACGCTCACGGTTGGCTCTGGCACG GTTACGAGATCCGAGGCCTTGAAAATATTCCAGACGGGCCGTTCCTCGTGATCTACTATCATGGCGCTctgcccatagacatgtactaCTTCATAGCCAGGATGCTGCTTTTCAAACGGAGGCACATCCACACCGTCGCCGATAGGATTCTGTTTAAAATACCGG GTTGGAAAGCGCTGCTTGAGGGCTTATGCGTTATACCTGGGACGGTCCAGACGTGCGCTTCCGTCCTGAAGGCCGGCAACCCTCTGGCCATATCGCCGGGTGGCGTTTACGAGGCCCAGTTCGGTGATCACCACTACAGGTTGAACTGGAAGTCGCGAGTCGGCTTCGCGAAAGTCGCCCTCGAAGCTAAAGTG CCGATAGTTCCGATGTTCACTCAGAACGTCCGCGAGGCGTTCCGCACGGTCGGCTGGCTCCGTAACGTCTGGTTGAGGGTGTACGCCGCCATTAGAGTGCCCCTCGCTCCAGTGTACGGCGGGTTCCCGGTCAAACTGGTCACGCACCTCGGTCCGGCCATACCTTACGACCCGGAGGCCACACCGGATCAGTTGCAGAAAAAG GTCGCCCAAGCAATAGAAGATTTAATAGAGGAACATCAAAGGATTCCAGGCAGTATATTTTTAGCGTTGGCTGAACGAATTCAAGAGCGGCCGAAACAGAAGAAATCGAGCAACACCAAGCAACTGTCAAACGGGAAATGTCAAAACGGGGACGTCAGAACGAAACAAAATGGCGTCACTGACAGCAGTCAAAGTGACAAAGCAAAGGTGTCGTAA
- the LOC101738575 gene encoding monoacylglycerol/Diacylglycerol O-acyltransferase isoform X3 produces MEYVDTEYSLWLTWFLTPVIVTFLLPAVIIILIYISSIIFHLYRLYRLRVVAGVQSDWRHAARLAVCALWDAHGWLWHGYEIRGLENIPDGPFLVIYYHGALPIDMYYFIARMLLFKRRHIHTVADRILFKIPGWKALLEGLCVIPGTVQTCASVLKAGNPLAISPGGVYEAQFGDHHYRLNWKSRVGFAKVALEAKVPIVPMFTQNVREAFRTVGWLRNVWLRVYAAIRVPLAPVYGGFPVKLVTHLGPAIPYDPEATPDQLQKKVAQAIEDLIEEHQRIPGSIFLALAERIQERPKQKKSSNTKQLSNGKCQNGDVRTKQNGVTDSSQSDKAKVS; encoded by the exons A TGGAATACGTTGACACAGAATACAGCCTATGGTTGACTTGGTTCCTGACTCCTGTTATAGTGACCTTCCTCCTGCCGGCCGTCATCATAATCCTCATATACATCAGCAGTATTATATTTCACCTGTACAGATTATATAG ATTAAGGGTCGTTGCCGGAGTTCAAAGCGATTGGCGTCACGCAGCGAGACTGGCTGTCTGTGCGTTGTGGGACGCTCACGGTTGGCTCTGGCACG GTTACGAGATCCGAGGCCTTGAAAATATTCCAGACGGGCCGTTCCTCGTGATCTACTATCATGGCGCTctgcccatagacatgtactaCTTCATAGCCAGGATGCTGCTTTTCAAACGGAGGCACATCCACACCGTCGCCGATAGGATTCTGTTTAAAATACCGG GTTGGAAAGCGCTGCTTGAGGGCTTATGCGTTATACCTGGGACGGTCCAGACGTGCGCTTCCGTCCTGAAGGCCGGCAACCCTCTGGCCATATCGCCGGGTGGCGTTTACGAGGCCCAGTTCGGTGATCACCACTACAGGTTGAACTGGAAGTCGCGAGTCGGCTTCGCGAAAGTCGCCCTCGAAGCTAAAGTG CCGATAGTTCCGATGTTCACTCAGAACGTCCGCGAGGCGTTCCGCACGGTCGGCTGGCTCCGTAACGTCTGGTTGAGGGTGTACGCCGCCATTAGAGTGCCCCTCGCTCCAGTGTACGGCGGGTTCCCGGTCAAACTGGTCACGCACCTCGGTCCGGCCATACCTTACGACCCGGAGGCCACACCGGATCAGTTGCAGAAAAAG GTCGCCCAAGCAATAGAAGATTTAATAGAGGAACATCAAAGGATTCCAGGCAGTATATTTTTAGCGTTGGCTGAACGAATTCAAGAGCGGCCGAAACAGAAGAAATCGAGCAACACCAAGCAACTGTCAAACGGGAAATGTCAAAACGGGGACGTCAGAACGAAACAAAATGGCGTCACTGACAGCAGTCAAAGTGACAAAGCAAAGGTGTCGTAA
- the LOC101738575 gene encoding monoacylglycerol/Diacylglycerol O-acyltransferase isoform X2, with translation MGFVSYFMDNYIASLYDMIVEYVDTEYSLWLTWFLTPVIVTFLLPAVIIILIYISSIIFHLYRLYRLRVVAGVQSDWRHAARLAVCALWDAHGWLWHGYEIRGLENIPDGPFLVIYYHGALPIDMYYFIARMLLFKRRHIHTVADRILFKIPGWKALLEGLCVIPGTVQTCASVLKAGNPLAISPGGVYEAQFGDHHYRLNWKSRVGFAKVALEAKVPIVPMFTQNVREAFRTVGWLRNVWLRVYAAIRVPLAPVYGGFPVKLVTHLGPAIPYDPEATPDQLQKKVAQAIEDLIEEHQRIPGSIFLALAERIQERPKQKKSSNTKQLSNGKCQNGDVRTKQNGVTDSSQSDKAKVS, from the exons TGGAATACGTTGACACAGAATACAGCCTATGGTTGACTTGGTTCCTGACTCCTGTTATAGTGACCTTCCTCCTGCCGGCCGTCATCATAATCCTCATATACATCAGCAGTATTATATTTCACCTGTACAGATTATATAG ATTAAGGGTCGTTGCCGGAGTTCAAAGCGATTGGCGTCACGCAGCGAGACTGGCTGTCTGTGCGTTGTGGGACGCTCACGGTTGGCTCTGGCACG GTTACGAGATCCGAGGCCTTGAAAATATTCCAGACGGGCCGTTCCTCGTGATCTACTATCATGGCGCTctgcccatagacatgtactaCTTCATAGCCAGGATGCTGCTTTTCAAACGGAGGCACATCCACACCGTCGCCGATAGGATTCTGTTTAAAATACCGG GTTGGAAAGCGCTGCTTGAGGGCTTATGCGTTATACCTGGGACGGTCCAGACGTGCGCTTCCGTCCTGAAGGCCGGCAACCCTCTGGCCATATCGCCGGGTGGCGTTTACGAGGCCCAGTTCGGTGATCACCACTACAGGTTGAACTGGAAGTCGCGAGTCGGCTTCGCGAAAGTCGCCCTCGAAGCTAAAGTG CCGATAGTTCCGATGTTCACTCAGAACGTCCGCGAGGCGTTCCGCACGGTCGGCTGGCTCCGTAACGTCTGGTTGAGGGTGTACGCCGCCATTAGAGTGCCCCTCGCTCCAGTGTACGGCGGGTTCCCGGTCAAACTGGTCACGCACCTCGGTCCGGCCATACCTTACGACCCGGAGGCCACACCGGATCAGTTGCAGAAAAAG GTCGCCCAAGCAATAGAAGATTTAATAGAGGAACATCAAAGGATTCCAGGCAGTATATTTTTAGCGTTGGCTGAACGAATTCAAGAGCGGCCGAAACAGAAGAAATCGAGCAACACCAAGCAACTGTCAAACGGGAAATGTCAAAACGGGGACGTCAGAACGAAACAAAATGGCGTCACTGACAGCAGTCAAAGTGACAAAGCAAAGGTGTCGTAA